The genomic window GCTGTTGCTCGGCGTCGTCGTCGGCTGGCGGGTCGCCCACGTCATCGATCCCGAGCGGCTGAAGGTCGCGCTGGGCGTCGTCCTGCTGGGCGTCGGGCCCTACCTCGCGCTCTGAGACGGCTCCTGCCGGACCCAGACTGAAGGCGACGGGCGTCGACACCCCGCCCGTGGCCCGAATCCTCGTTCCCTTCGACGACTCCGAACCCGCCCGCGACGCCCTCGGGTACGCGTTCGACCTGTTCCCCGACGGCGACGTGATCGTGCTGGTCGTCGTCGACACCACGTCGCTGCCCTTCATCCCGAACACGGCCGACGACGAGTCGAGCGACGAGTCCCAGGAACTGCTCTCGGAGGCCGCCGACCTGCTCGAGACCGCGGAGTCGATCGCCGCGGACCGCGGGGTCGACGTCGAGACGCGAACGCGGCTGGGGACACCGGCCCAAGAGATCCTCGAGTTCGCCGAGGGGGAATCCATCGACCACGTCGTCATCGGCAGCCACGGCCGGTCGGGCGTCGCGCGGATCCTGCTGGGCAGCGTCGCCGAGGTCGTCGTTAGACACTCGCCCGTGCCGGTGACCGTCGTCCGGTGACGGACCGTCGCGGCGAGCCGAGCGCACCGACTCCCCCGGACCCTGCAAACACGGGCAGCGAACTCTTTGCCCCGAGAGGCCGACCCCGACTCGAGAGCCAATGAGCGAGTACGACGGCACGGAGAATCCCGAAACCCCGTGGCGGGGCGACGAGGACGGCGCGTCCGAAGACGACGCCCGCGGCGGCGAGGGGCTGACCGGTGGGGACAGAACGCCGTACGGACCGAACCCGGACGAACGGGGAAAAGGACTGTCGGCGGTCGCCGGCCTGCTCGGGCTCGCGCTGATCGTACAGGCCCTCGTCCTCGAGCTCGCCGCGGGCCAGTTCTGGAACGACGCGCTCGTCGGGGCGACCCTGTTCGTCGCCGGCGCGTACAACTACTACCGCCGGTCGAACGAGGAGTTCGGGAGCATCGGCGTCGCCTCGCTCGTAGCGCTCCTCGGACTGTGGCTCGTCGCGTCGCCGTTCCTGCTCGGCACCGGATCGGGCCTCGCCGAGACCGCGAACGATCTCGGTTTCTGGACCGACGTCGTCGTCGGCCTGCTCGCGGTCGGGCTGGGTTCGTACAGCGCTTACGAGATTCGCGAGCGCCGCCGGGACGTCGACGTGCGGCGGACGGTGACCTGACTCGCCGACGCGTTCCGCGATTCGATATCGCGGCGAATCCGCTCGCGAATCGTGATTGTGGCATACTCCGGCCCAATCCACTTATCCCGCGTTCTGGTAGGGTGGTCCGATGGTTCCGCTCGTCGCGATACTGCTCGCACTCGTCGTCGGCGCGGTGATTCTCGAAGTCGTGTCGTATCGAGCGCTCGAACGGATTCCCTCGGTCGCCACCGAGGAGTTCCCCGAGATCGACCGGGAGTTACTGGGGAAGTTCAGCAGTTTCGATCCCGAACTGGGCTGGTGTCCCCAACCCAATCGGGAGAAACAGAAGGACACGGGCGACCACCTCCCCGGTGAGGAGGTCCGCAGCGTCGTCACGTACTCGACCGACGAGTACGCGAGTCGGGTCTGCCCCGCGAAGGAGCGCGACCCCGACGCCGATCTCACGGTCTCGACCTACGGCGACTCCTACTGTTTCTGTCGGGAGGTCGACAACGACGAGACGTTCCAAAACTACCTCGCGCAGGAACTCGACACCCACGTCGCCAACTACGGCGGCGGCAACTACGGTCTGGATCAGGCGCTGATGCGACTCAAACGCCAGTACCCCGAGGACCCGACCGACCACGTGTTCATGGTCGTCACCGCCTCCTCGATCGCCCGCATCCTCTCGGTCTGGAAACACTATCAGGAGTTCGGGAACATCCTCGCAGTCAAACCCCGGTACGTCCTCGAGGACGGCGACCTCGAGCGCGTCGAGAGCCCCGTCGACGAAAAAGAGGAGTTGCTCGACCTCGAGTCGAAGGCCGATTTCCTGCGGGAGTACGACTTCCACTACGACCACTGGTTCAAACCGCACTTCGCGACGCGGCCCTACACGGCTGACTTCCTCGAGAAGAACGAACACGTCCGGTACGCGGCGTATACGGCCGGAAAGGAACTCGAGCGTCGGCTCGAGCGATCGATTCCGGGGATCGACTTCGATCTGGCACAGACCCAATCGGCGTTGCGGCTGGAGCGGCCCCGCGTGCGGTATCACGAACGGCTGTTCGACACCCACGAGGCCCTCTTCGACGCGCTCATCGAGGAGTTCGTCGACTACGCGGACGAGCAGGGGTTCGAGCCGACGTTCGTGATGGTCCAGCAGCTCCGGTACGCGACCTACGAGTCCGAACACGGCCCGATCTACGGCGACCTGATGGATCGACTCGACGAGCGCTACGACGAGCTGACGACGATCGACATGGCCACGCATCTCTCGCCCGACGACGGTGATGTCGAGTCGCTGTACGTCGAGCGCGGTGAGGGCGGCCACTACAGCCCCGAGACCAACGCGGAAATCGCGCAGGTGCTGGCCGAGGTCGTCGAGGAGCGGGCA from Natrinema versiforme includes these protein-coding regions:
- a CDS encoding SPW repeat protein; its protein translation is MSEYDGTENPETPWRGDEDGASEDDARGGEGLTGGDRTPYGPNPDERGKGLSAVAGLLGLALIVQALVLELAAGQFWNDALVGATLFVAGAYNYYRRSNEEFGSIGVASLVALLGLWLVASPFLLGTGSGLAETANDLGFWTDVVVGLLAVGLGSYSAYEIRERRRDVDVRRTVT
- a CDS encoding universal stress protein, with protein sequence MARILVPFDDSEPARDALGYAFDLFPDGDVIVLVVVDTTSLPFIPNTADDESSDESQELLSEAADLLETAESIAADRGVDVETRTRLGTPAQEILEFAEGESIDHVVIGSHGRSGVARILLGSVAEVVVRHSPVPVTVVR